One region of Purpureocillium takamizusanense chromosome 4, complete sequence genomic DNA includes:
- the PMC1_4 gene encoding plasma membrane calcium (TransMembrane:10 (i197-214o234-253i399-424o444-475i878-899o911-928i949-974o1026-1049i1061-1081o1093-1112i)~EggNog:ENOG503NX5D~COG:P): MASTNTNSTLRPPPGMLQVDESVRPRAASNADTIVSTAASNPFLTPAATVSRATSISEDLRSPLAPDPGTEADFDVDDNPFAFSPGQLNKLLNPKSLAAFQALGGLKSIARGLQTDVTSGLSVDETGAPTRISFNDAVSPTPLFSVPPPPYSKAASPSSLSSDPFSDRIRVYKRNVLPAKKATPLWRLMWNAYNDKVLILLTVAAVISLALGLYETLGVDHPPGSPAPVDWVEGVAICAAIIIVTAVGSLNDWQKEKAFVKLNARKEDREIKVIRSGRSFMINVHDILVGDVLHLEPGDLVPVDGVFIEGHDLKCDESSATGESDALKKTGGDQVMRLLENGNGTKDIDPFIISGAKVLEGMGTFLCTSVGVNSSFGKIMMSVRTEVEATPLQKKLENLALAIAKLGGGAAALLFFVLLCRFLASLPGLTGSPAEKASLFMDILIVAITIIVVAVPEGLPLAVTLALAFATTRLLKENNLVRMLRACETMGNATTICSDKTGTLTTNKMTVVAGTFGSSRFDKVDTEKPSGQSVGQWASGLPDEIKEMIVQSVAVNSTAFEGEEDGEVTFIGSKTETALLQLARDHLGLQALAETRANEHVVQMMPFDSSKKCMGAVVRLRSGRGYRLLVKGASEILLGYCSAKADPQSLKEEPLTATGVEALRQTINQYASKSLRTIGLVYKDYESWPPAHAKVSSGDGQHVEFVSLLQELVFLGVVGIQDPVRSGVPEAVKKAQHAGVVVRMVTGDNVVTARAIAAECGIFTEGGIVMEGPVFRRLSEAAMDETLPKLQVLARSSPEDKRILVTRLKALGETVAVTGDGTNDAPALKAADVGFSMGIAGTEVAKEASAIVLMDDNFASIVTALKWGRAVNDAVQKFLQFQITVNITAVLLAFITAVYDEHMKSVLRAVQLLWVNLIMDTFAALALATDPPTEKILNRPPQGKKAPLITINMWKMIIGQAIFQLVVTLTLYFAGMDMLGYRPDQRIELDTLIFNTFVWMQIFNEFNNRRLDNRFNILEGVHRNHFFIGINCLMVGLQVAIIFVGSRAFGISPKGLDGTQWAISVVIALMCLPWAVAVRLFPDAWFASIASVAGRPVVVLYRALARFFSAVAKPLRNIRRKKESDGSKEGESAVPIRSARSEDAAPEIVVSNAPTVQVTDIERGPASS, translated from the exons ATGGCGagcaccaacaccaacagcaCCCTCAGGCCGCCCCCGGGCATGCTCCAAGTCGACGAGTCCGTCCGaccacgcgccgccagcaacgCCGACACCATCGTTTCCACAGCCGCCTCCAACCCATTTCTCACCCCGGCCGCAACCGTTAGCCGCGCGACGAGCATCAGCGAGGACTTGCGGAGCCCGCTGGCCCCGGACCCGGGCACCGAGGCCGACTTTGACGTCGATGACAACCCGTTCGCCTTTTCTCCCGGTCAGCTAAACAAGCTCCTGAACCCAAAGTCCCTCGCCGCGTTTCAAGCCCTCGGTGGACTCAAGAGCATTGCTCGCGGCCTGCAGACGGACGTCACCTCTGGCCtgagcgtcgacgagaccGGCGCTCCGACCAGAATCTCCTTCAACGATGCCGTGTCTCCTACGCCCTTGTTTTccgttcctcctcctccctacAGCAAGGCTGCTTCTCCGTCTTCTCTCTCCTCGGACCCCTTTTCCGACCGCATTCGCGTGTATAAGCGAAACGTCCTGCCTGCAAAGAAGGCGACGCCGCTATGGCGCCTCATGTGGAACGCCTACAACGACAAGGTCCTCATTCTGctgaccgtcgccgccgtcatctccCTCGCACTCGGCCTCTACGAGaccctcggcgtcgaccaccCGCCCGgatcgcccgcgcccgtcgactgggtcgagggcgtcgccatctGCGCAGCCATCATCATTGTCACTGCCGTCGGGTCTCTCAACGACTGGCAAAAGGAAAAGGCGTTTGTTAAGCTCAACGCCCGCAAGGAGGACCGTGAGATCAAGGTCATCCGGTCGGGCCGCTCCTTCATGATCAACGTCCACGACATTCTGGTTGGGGACGTGCTGCACTTGGAGCCCGGTGACCTCGTGCCCGTCGATGGAGTCTTCATCGAGGGCCACGACCTGAAATGCGACGAGTCTTCGGCAACCGGAGAGTCGGATGCGCTCAAGAAGACCGGTGGCGATCAGGTGATGCGACTTCTGGAAAATGGCAACGGCACCAAGGATATAGACCCGTTCATCATTTCTGGTGCCAAGGTCCTCGAGG GCATGGGTACCTTTCTCTGTACCTCGGTCGGCGTCAACAGTAGCTTCGGCAAGATCATGATGTCTGTACGCACCGAAGTTGAGGCCACGCCGCtgcagaagaagctcgagaatctcgccctcgccattGCTAagctcggcggtggcgcagCGGCACTCCTCTTCTTCGTACTGCTATGTCGGTTCCTTGCGTCTCTGCCCGGACTCACTGGTTCACCCGCGGAAAAAGCATCTCTGTTCATGGACATTCTCATCGTGGCCATTaccatcatcgtcgtggcggtGCCTGAGGGCCTGCCGCTTGCAGTGACGCTCGCGTTGGCCTTTGCCACCACGCGGCTGCTCAAGGAGAACAACCTGGTGCGCATGTTGCGTGCTTGCGAGACCATGGGAAACGCAACGACCATTTGCTCTGACAAGACCGGGACTCTG ACCACTAACAAGATGACTGTTGTCGCGGGCACGTTTGGCAGCTCCAGATTCGACAAGGTCGATACGGAGAAGCCGTCGGGCCAGTCTGTCGGTCAGTGGGCGTCCGGCCTTCCGGATGAGATCAAGGAGATGATTGTTCAGTCTGTCGCTGTCAACTCCACCGCCTTTGAGGGAGaagaggacggcgaggtcacCTTCATTGGCTccaagacggagacggcccTCCTGCAGCTCGCAAGGGACCACTTGGGCctccaggccctcgccgagacgAGGGCCAACGAGCACGTTGTGCAGATGATGCCCTTTGACTCGAGCAAGAAGTGTATGGGCGCGGTGGTCAGGCTGCGCTCCGGTCGAGGCTACCGGCTGCTCGTCAAGGGAGCTTCCGAGATCTTGCTGGGATACTGCTCTGCCAAAGCAGATCCGCAGTCGCTTAAGGAGGAGCCTCTGACCGCCACTGGCGTCGAAGCCCTCCGACAGACCATCAACCAATATGCCAGCAAGTCACTTCGCACCATCGGCCTGGTATACAAAGACTACgagtcgtggccgccggcgcacgCCAAGGTAAGCAGTGGCGACGGACAGCACGTCGAATTCGTCTCCTTGCTGCAAgagctcgtcttcctcggcgtcgtcggcattcAGGACCCCGTGCGGTCGGGCGTTCCCGAGGCGGTCAAGAAGGCCCAGCACGCTGGTGTCGTCGTGCGCATGGTGACGGGTGACAACGTCGTCACGGCGCGGGCCATCGCTGCGGAGTGCGGCATCTTCACCGAGGGCGGCATTGTCATGGAAGGCCCCGTCTTTCGCAGACTCTCGgaggcggccatggacgaaACACTACCCAAGCTGCAAGTGCTAGCACGTTCGTCCCCTGAGGACAAGAGGATTCTCGTGACACGTCTCAAGGCGCTAGGCGAGACGGTCGCCGTGACGGGAGACGGTACCAACGATGCGCCCGCGCTTAAAGCCGCTGATGTGGGCTTCTCGATGGGCATCGCGGGAACCGaggtggccaaggaggcgtcCGCGATAGTGCTCATGGACGACAACTTTGCCTCCATCGTGACGGCCCTCAAGTGGGGCAGGgccgtcaacgacgccgtccaAAAGTTCCTTCAG TTCCAAATCACGGTCAACATCACGGCAGTGCTCCTGGCTTTTATCACCGCCGTCTACGACGAGCACATGAAGTCTGTGCTCAGGGCCGTGCAGCTGCTCTGGGTCAATCTCATCATGGATACGTTCGCCGCATTGGCCCTCGCCACGGATCCGCCCACGGAGAAGATTCTCAACCGGCCGCCCCAGGGGAAGAAGGCACCCCTCATCACGATCAAC ATGTGGAAGATGATTATCGGACAGGCCAtcttccagctcgtcgtGACTCTGACGCTCTACTTTGCCGGCATGGACATGCTCGGCTACAGGCCCGATCAGCGAATCGAGCTCGATACGCTCATCTTCAACACGTTTGTGTGGATGCAAATCTTCAACGAGTTCAATAACCGGCGGCTCGACAACCGCTTCAacatcctcgagggcgtgcaCCGCAATCATTTCTTTATCGGAATCAACTGCCTCATGGTCGGTCTGCAGGTGGCCATCATCTTTGTCGGCTCGCGCGCCTTCGGCATCAGCCCGAAAGGGCTCGACGGCACGCAGTGGGCCATTTCTGTCGTCATCGCGCTCATGTGCCTGCCctgggccgtggccgtgcgCCTATTCCCGGACGCGTGGTTTGCGAGCATCGCGAGCGTGGCGGGGCGGcccgtggtggtgttgtACCGCGCGCTGGCCAGGTTCTTTTCTGCCGTGGCGAAGCCGCTCAGGAATATcaggaggaagaaggagagTGATGGAAgcaaggagggggagagcGCTGTCCCGATTCGGAGCGCTCGCTCGGAGGATGCTGCGCCGGAGATCGTCGTGTCGAATGCTCCGACGGTGCAGGTCACGGACATTGAAAGGgggccggcctcgtcatAG
- a CDS encoding uncharacterized protein (EggNog:ENOG503P9ZU~COG:F): MTVKALRVLLIGKGGREHAIAWKLSQSPSVAHVFVCPGNGGTARGRDNVSNIQAPAGSDYASLVSLANDLNIGLVVVGPDEDVVAGLEGFFRRGGIPCDAPTKEAAELEGSKTFAKDFMRRCGIPTAEYQNFDDVAAAKEYVRRVHHSVVIKASGLAAGKGVILPSTKEEACEALDEMVVHGRFGGAASSVVIEELLEGQEISILTFSDGITTLTLPPGQDHKRIFKGNLGPNTGGMGEYAPTPFVSGADLEEIERKILRPTFDGLRAEGREFRGLLFTGVMMTPAGPTVLEYNTRFGDPETQSVMLLLADDTDLAQVLLSCTNGTLGKTSVSIKTGFACNVVIAAGGYPGAYSSGDDIEIGAMPPDVVLFHAGTELVDDGKLKTAGGRVLSVAAHGRSLEDCVAAAYKGVNAVRFRDMYYREDIALQCLQGQ, translated from the exons ATGACTGTCAAGGCGCTTCGAGTCCTTTTGATAGGCAAGGGTGGACGCGAGCATGCCATCGCCTGG AAATTGAGTCAGTCGCCGTCCGTTGCGCACGTCTTTGTCTGTCcgggcaacggcggcacCGCTCGGGGTCGGGACAATGTTTCCAACATCCAAGCCCCTGCTGGTTCAGACTACGCCTCCTTGGTTTCGCTGGCGAATGACTTGAACATTGGCCTTGTGGTAGTCGGCCCTGACGAAGACGTGGTCGCGGGGCTCGAGGGGTTCTTTCGGCGCG GTGGCATTCCTTGCGACGCCCCGACAAAAGAGGCTGCAGAGCTGGAGGGATCCAAGACCTTCGCCAAAGACTTCATGCGCCGTTGCGGTATCCCAACAGCAGAGTATCAGAACTTCGACGATGTGGCGGCCGCGAAAGAGTACGTGAGGCGCGTCCATCATTCGGTCGTGATCAAGGCCAGCGGTCTCGCAGCCGGCAAGGGTGTGATTCTCCCAAGCACCAAAGAGGAAGCCTGCGAGGCTTTGGACGAGATGGTGGTCCACGGCCGCTTTGGGGGCGCGGCATCGTCCGTGGTCATTGAGGAACTCCTCGAGGGCCAAGAAATCAGCATCTTGACGTTTAGCGACGGCATAACCACCCTGACGCTACCGCCGGGCCAGGATCACAAGCGCATCTTCAAGGGGAATCTGGGTCCGAATACTGGCGGGATGGGCGAGTACGCGCCCACTCCGTTTGTTTCGGGCGCGGATCTCGAAGAAATCGAAAGGAAAATTCTTCGACCTACATTCGACGGCTTACGAGCTGAAG GACGTGAATTCAGGGGGCTACTCTTCACCGGAGTCATGATGACACCTGCTGGACCAACGGTCCTAGAGTACAACACCCGGTTCGGGGACCCGGAGACGCAGAGCGTGATGCTCCTTctggccgacgacacggaCCTTGCTCAAGTGCTCCTCTCATGCACCAACGGCACCCTCGGAAAGACCAGCGTTTCGATCAAGACGGGTTTCGCCTGCAACGTTgtcatcgccgcgggcggctaCCCTGGCGCCTACAGTTctggcgacgacatcgagaTCGGAGCGATGCCACCCGACGTGGTGCTGTTCCACGCCGGCACGGAGCTAGTCGATGATGGCAAGCTGAAGACTGCGGGAGGGCGAGTCTTGTCCGTGGCGGCACACGGCAGGAGCCTCGAGGACTGCGTGGCAGCGGCATACAAGGGCGTCAACGCTGTCCGTTTTCGGGACATGTACTACCGCGAGGACATTGCACTCCAATGTCTTCAGGGCCAATAA